In Molothrus aeneus isolate 106 chromosome 4, BPBGC_Maene_1.0, whole genome shotgun sequence, the following are encoded in one genomic region:
- the MSMO1 gene encoding methylsterol monooxygenase 1 has translation MAMNDSVNILNSAYLAVEYIDSFLPDNPLQQPFKNAWNYMLDNYTKFQIATWGSLIVHEVSYFLLCVPGFVFQFIPYMQKYKIQQDKPETWEKQWKCFKTLLFNHFFIQLPLICGTYYFTEFFNIPYGWEEMPRWYVLVGQCFGCAVIEDAWHYFLHRLLHHKRIYKYIHKVHHEFVSPFGMQAEYAHPLETLILGAGFFIGIVVFCNHVVLLWAWVICRLMETIDVHSGYDVPLNPLHLVPFYAGARFHDFHHMNFIGNYASTFTWWDRLFGTDSQFIAYQEKEKKKQCLTKKKAN, from the exons ATGGCCATGAATGACAGCGTTAATATCTTGAACTCTGCTTATCTGGCAGTGGAATATATAGACTCCTTCTTACCTGACAATCCCCTGCAGCAACCATTTAAAAATGCCTGGAATTACATGCTGGATAACTACACAAAGTTCCAGATTGCAACCTGGGGATCACTTATAGTTCATGAAGTTTCATACTTTTTGCTCTGTGTACCAGGATTTGTCTTTCAGTTTATACCATACATGCAAAAGTATAAAATTCAACAG gATAAACCAGAAACATGggaaaaacaatggaaatgttTCAAAACCCTCCTCTTCAATCACTTCTTCATTCAGCTGCCCCTGATTTGTGGTACCTATTACTTCACAGAGTTTTTTAACATCCCATATGGGTGGGAAGAGATGCCAAGATG GTATGTTCTGGTTGGCCAGTGTTTTGGATGTGCAGTGATTGAGGATGCCTGGCACTATTTTCTGCATAGATTGCTGCATCACAAGAGAATATACAAGTATATCCATAAGGTTCACCATGAGTTTGTT TCTCCATTTGGAATGCAAGCAGAATATGCACATCCTCTGGAAACACTCATCCTTGGAGCTGGCTTTTTTATTGGAATTGTTGTTTTCTGTAACCATGTGGTTCTTCTGTGGGCATGGGTGATCTGTCGCTTGATGGAAACCATTGATGTACACAG tggcTACGACGTGCCGCTGAACCCTCTCCATTTGGTGCCTTTCTACGCCGGGGCCCGATTCCATGATTTCCACCACATGAACTTCATTGGCAACTACGCCTCGACCTTCACGTGGTGGGACAGACTCTTTGGCACAGACTCTCAGTTCATTGCCTatcaagaaaaagagaagaagaaacaaTGCTTAACAAAGAAGAAGGCTAACTAA